From one Halothece sp. PCC 7418 genomic stretch:
- the sixA gene encoding phosphohistidine phosphatase SixA, which translates to MSKQLYLIRHGIAVDRAPSQPDETRPLTEEGQKKTQKIAKEIQNIGVTFDLILTSPLLRATQTAEILREVGLTETVETFSALAPGGNLQDWVQWWEHLPQHHKTIALVGHQPDLGNWAELLVWGETQEKLVVKKAGVIGLNCPDQGSPLGRSELFLLTPPKWLLRN; encoded by the coding sequence ATGTCTAAACAACTTTATTTGATTCGCCATGGCATTGCTGTCGATCGCGCTCCCTCCCAACCCGATGAAACGCGCCCTTTAACGGAAGAAGGACAGAAAAAGACCCAAAAAATTGCCAAGGAAATCCAAAACATCGGTGTGACCTTTGATCTAATTTTAACCAGCCCCCTCCTGAGAGCCACCCAAACTGCTGAGATTTTGCGAGAAGTGGGGTTGACGGAAACTGTAGAAACCTTTTCGGCTCTCGCTCCAGGCGGTAATCTTCAAGACTGGGTGCAGTGGTGGGAACATTTGCCTCAGCATCACAAGACGATTGCCCTAGTGGGTCATCAACCTGACTTAGGAAACTGGGCGGAATTATTAGTTTGGGGAGAAACTCAGGAAAAGTTAGTGGTGAAAAAAGCAGGGGTCATTGGTTTAAATTGTCCCGATCAGGGGAGTCCCTTGGGGCGCAGTGAATTATTTTTACTCACCC
- the iscB gene encoding RNA-guided endonuclease IscB has translation MSNFVFVLDTNKQPLDPVHPGKARRLLSRGNAAVFRRYPFTIILKEACPDIPMQDLELKLDPGSRVTGIAIVQGTKVIFGAELEHRGQQIKDALLSRRQLRRSRRNRKTRYRQARFLNRTRPKGWLPPSLQHRVDTTMTWVNRFRKLAPIARISQELVRFDLQLMQNPEISGIEYQQGELQGYEVREYLLEKWNRKCAYCGAKNVALEVDHIHPKSKGGTDQVSNLTLACHSCNQSKSNRDIRDFLSSKPDVLNRILKQSQLPLKDAAAVNSTQWALFNALKQTGLPVATGTGGQTKFNRTRLDLPKTHWLDAASVGEIDSLKVLTTKPLLIAAKGHGTRQMCGTDKFGFPKRHRSRVQTHKGFQTGDIITATVTKGKKIGSYVGRVLCRASGSFDVTTQSGRVSGISHRYCQPIHKRDGYAYAFSHTIGD, from the coding sequence ATGTCAAATTTTGTTTTTGTCTTAGACACCAACAAGCAGCCACTAGACCCAGTGCATCCGGGGAAAGCTCGACGACTCCTCAGTAGAGGAAATGCCGCCGTATTTCGCCGTTATCCGTTCACCATCATTCTAAAAGAAGCCTGCCCAGACATACCCATGCAAGACTTGGAACTTAAACTCGATCCGGGTTCTCGGGTCACAGGAATTGCGATCGTACAGGGCACGAAGGTAATCTTTGGGGCGGAGCTTGAACATCGAGGTCAGCAAATCAAGGATGCGTTGCTGTCCCGTCGTCAATTACGACGAAGCCGACGAAATCGCAAAACTCGCTATCGCCAAGCTCGATTTCTGAATCGGACTCGTCCAAAAGGCTGGCTACCCCCTAGCCTACAACATCGGGTAGATACCACAATGACATGGGTTAACCGCTTTCGCAAGCTTGCCCCAATTGCTCGCATTTCCCAAGAGCTAGTAAGGTTCGATCTGCAACTAATGCAGAACCCTGAGATATCGGGCATTGAGTACCAGCAAGGGGAATTGCAAGGCTATGAAGTCAGGGAATATTTATTGGAGAAATGGAATCGGAAATGTGCTTACTGTGGAGCTAAAAATGTAGCGCTTGAAGTTGATCATATTCACCCCAAGTCTAAAGGGGGAACCGACCAGGTTTCTAACCTGACCCTAGCTTGCCACTCATGCAATCAATCTAAAAGCAATCGGGACATTCGAGATTTTTTGTCGAGCAAACCTGACGTATTGAATCGTATCCTGAAGCAGTCCCAATTACCGCTCAAAGATGCGGCAGCCGTCAATTCAACCCAGTGGGCATTGTTCAATGCTCTGAAACAGACAGGCTTGCCTGTGGCGACAGGCACGGGGGGACAAACCAAGTTTAATCGGACTCGATTAGACCTACCTAAAACCCACTGGCTAGATGCTGCAAGTGTCGGGGAAATCGATTCACTTAAAGTCCTGACCACAAAACCGTTGCTAATTGCAGCAAAAGGACATGGTACTCGACAGATGTGTGGCACTGACAAGTTTGGTTTTCCAAAGCGTCACCGCTCACGGGTGCAAACTCATAAAGGATTTCAGACTGGCGATATCATTACTGCCACTGTCACAAAAGGCAAGAAAATCGGGTCTTATGTTGGGCGAGTTCTCTGTCGCGCATCCGGCAGCTTTGATGTTACGACTCAATCGGGTCGAGTGTCTGGAATTAGCCACAGGTATTGTCAACCAATTCACAAAAGGGATGGTTATGCTTATGCGTTCTCTCATACCATAGGCGACTAA
- a CDS encoding bifunctional oligoribonuclease/PAP phosphatase NrnA produces MPEVNHAESSTHPEENQHYSNTDTALNQIIEAFKETLERHRGERQLVIIQDFPDPDALSSAWAYQLIAQQYEIQCDIVYAGILSHQENIALVKLTGLPAKRWGIQTLKERDLSVYQGCVLIDTQGTTSQLMPLVREHQLPITVIIDHHSDQGEADGEFVDLRNHTRATATILTQYIQGGLLKFNTSNSKHVKCATALMHGLRSDTNRLMQAQEEDFLAAAFLSRFYDVQLLNAVLQTSRSKRVMDVIERSLRNRLVKNNFSIAGVGYLRYDDRDAIPQAADFLVTEENVHTAVVYGIVHNEHEELEVVIGSLRTSKLTLDPDEFIKEAFGQDTQGRYFGGGRYMAGGFEVPLGFLYGFNEHSEYAKLKWEVFDTQIKQKLLRLVNPDDSLINTD; encoded by the coding sequence ATGCCAGAGGTTAATCATGCTGAATCCTCAACTCACCCAGAGGAAAATCAGCATTATAGCAACACTGACACCGCTCTCAATCAGATTATTGAGGCGTTTAAAGAAACCCTAGAGCGCCATCGCGGGGAAAGACAACTGGTTATTATCCAAGACTTTCCCGATCCCGATGCCCTTTCCAGTGCTTGGGCTTATCAACTGATTGCCCAACAATACGAGATTCAGTGTGATATTGTTTACGCTGGAATCCTATCACATCAGGAAAATATTGCTTTAGTGAAACTAACTGGACTCCCCGCCAAGCGTTGGGGGATTCAAACCCTGAAAGAGCGAGACTTATCCGTCTATCAAGGCTGTGTTTTAATTGATACCCAAGGCACAACTAGCCAGTTAATGCCCTTAGTTCGTGAACATCAACTCCCGATCACTGTCATTATTGACCATCATAGCGACCAGGGAGAAGCTGATGGGGAATTTGTAGATTTACGCAATCACACCCGCGCCACAGCAACCATTCTCACCCAATACATTCAAGGCGGGTTATTAAAATTTAATACCAGTAACAGCAAGCACGTTAAATGTGCGACTGCTCTCATGCACGGTTTACGTTCCGATACCAATCGGTTAATGCAAGCCCAAGAAGAAGACTTTCTTGCTGCTGCTTTCTTGAGTCGGTTTTATGATGTGCAGCTTTTAAATGCCGTGCTTCAAACCTCGCGCTCCAAACGAGTGATGGATGTCATTGAACGGTCTTTGCGTAACCGTCTGGTCAAGAATAATTTTTCCATTGCGGGTGTGGGTTACCTACGCTACGATGACCGCGATGCCATTCCCCAAGCTGCTGATTTTCTGGTCACAGAAGAAAACGTTCATACCGCCGTGGTTTATGGTATTGTCCACAACGAACACGAAGAGTTAGAAGTTGTCATTGGCTCTTTGCGGACTAGCAAACTCACCCTCGATCCCGATGAATTTATCAAAGAAGCCTTTGGTCAAGATACCCAAGGGCGTTACTTTGGCGGTGGACGCTATATGGCAGGAGGCTTTGAAGTTCCGCTAGGATTTTTATATGGGTTTAACGAACATTCCGAATATGCGAAGTTGAAATGGGAAGTGTTTGACACCCAGATTAAACAGAAACTCCTGCGGTTAGTCAATCCAGATGACAGTTTGATTAATACCGATTAG
- a CDS encoding HNH endonuclease, with protein sequence MSKVLVLNASYEPLNLTSWRRAVVLLLKGKAEQLEYNGKLIYTGFPLPTVIRLRYYVRVPYKEIPLTRRNILERDSNRCQYCGYKGDQLTLDHVIPRSRGGGDTWENIVAACVRCNVKKGSRTPREAEMPLARPPRRPYSSLHFELARHIQGNRNQEWRKYVIGIQ encoded by the coding sequence ATGAGCAAGGTTTTGGTGCTAAACGCCTCCTATGAACCGCTCAACCTCACCAGTTGGCGACGAGCGGTAGTGTTGTTGCTCAAAGGGAAAGCTGAACAACTGGAATACAACGGAAAACTCATTTACACTGGCTTCCCCTTGCCCACCGTCATTCGTTTGCGGTACTATGTCCGCGTTCCATACAAAGAGATCCCTTTAACCCGTCGGAACATTTTAGAACGAGACAGTAACCGTTGCCAATACTGCGGTTACAAAGGCGACCAACTGACCTTAGATCATGTCATCCCGCGATCGCGCGGGGGTGGCGATACTTGGGAAAACATCGTTGCAGCCTGTGTCCGCTGTAACGTCAAAAAAGGCAGTCGTACCCCTAGGGAAGCAGAAATGCCCCTAGCTCGCCCTCCTCGTCGTCCCTATAGCAGTCTGCACTTTGAGCTAGCTCGGCACATTCAAGGGAATCGCAATCAGGAATGGCGGAAATACGTAATTGGTATCCAGTAG
- the rsmH gene encoding 16S rRNA (cytosine(1402)-N(4))-methyltransferase RsmH, which yields MTREEKQLFFHLPVLTEAVIQGLDIKENGHYLDATVGGGGHSELILRAADSIKITALDQDQSAIAAAQGRLAFANNNSLEFYHINFAEYDPQGQQFDGILADLGVSSTQLDTANRGFSFQKEANLDMRMNQDQSLTAAEIINHWDETTLADIFYHYGEERQSRKIARKILQKRPFHTTTELASAIALCFPPQKRYGRIHPATRVFQALRIAVNNELDNLKTFLEIAPHWLKPEGKIAIISFHSLEDRIVKHSFRQNPELQVITKKPIIAKSEENRQNPRARSAKLRIAQKNSPLFSDC from the coding sequence ATGACCCGAGAAGAAAAACAACTTTTTTTCCATCTTCCTGTTTTAACTGAGGCGGTAATTCAAGGATTAGACATCAAAGAAAATGGACACTATCTTGATGCAACCGTTGGGGGAGGTGGACATAGCGAACTCATTTTAAGAGCAGCTGATTCGATCAAGATTACAGCACTTGATCAAGACCAAAGCGCGATCGCTGCTGCCCAAGGAAGACTTGCCTTTGCCAATAACAATTCTCTTGAATTTTACCACATTAATTTTGCGGAGTATGACCCTCAAGGACAACAATTTGATGGGATTTTAGCTGACTTAGGCGTGAGTTCCACGCAACTCGATACCGCCAACAGAGGCTTTAGTTTTCAAAAAGAAGCCAATTTAGATATGCGGATGAATCAAGATCAATCCCTCACGGCTGCGGAGATTATTAATCATTGGGATGAAACCACTTTAGCCGATATTTTTTATCATTATGGGGAAGAAAGACAGTCTCGGAAAATTGCCCGAAAAATTTTACAAAAACGACCGTTTCACACCACAACTGAACTCGCCAGCGCGATCGCGCTGTGTTTTCCTCCCCAGAAAAGATATGGCAGAATTCATCCCGCCACCCGTGTTTTTCAAGCCCTGCGGATCGCGGTTAACAACGAACTCGACAACCTAAAAACCTTTTTAGAGATTGCGCCCCACTGGCTAAAACCAGAAGGGAAAATCGCTATCATCAGCTTTCACAGCTTAGAAGATCGGATCGTCAAACACAGTTTTCGCCAAAATCCAGAACTACAAGTGATCACCAAAAAACCGATCATTGCCAAATCAGAAGAAAATCGCCAAAATCCACGCGCTCGCTCAGCTAAACTCAGAATTGCTCAAAAAAACTCTCCTCTTTTCAGTGATTGTTAA
- a CDS encoding glycosyltransferase family 39 protein yields the protein MIILILGSFLRGMNLGKKPLWLDEIITALFTFGEGYQVIPTGTIFSIQAIPNFFTYQEQSCSHLANFLAEQSTHPPLFFCLLHRWLGIIETLNLFNDSLATQLRVLPTLLGIIAIFLLYYLNQKAFSQQAGLAGAGIMAISPFAVYLSQEARQYSLLFVLIAIALFALVQIIKSDRNAFLSWLIWGIANSLGIYTHYFFLLSLVAQMIILFIFLVRESPRRLFLLFGMTGGVILSYLPWLPTLITHIYSPKTDWLPSFDWFAPIYQLILGLIIMVVTFPIENQPTTIQIISALVMLGLSGWLLYHFSLGYRKLLKDRVTQKVTLALSLYLVLVLLQFLVIIYGLEKNIAIAPRYNYVYYPAIASLLGASLSARSEQIHPALSRKLFSIVGIIGITSCLFVVWNLFFLKPYFPEKNGSTI from the coding sequence ATGATTATTCTCATCCTCGGTAGTTTTTTGAGGGGGATGAATCTTGGGAAAAAACCACTCTGGTTAGATGAAATAATTACAGCCTTATTTACCTTTGGAGAAGGGTATCAAGTCATTCCCACGGGAACGATTTTCTCAATTCAAGCGATTCCCAATTTTTTCACGTATCAAGAACAAAGTTGCTCACACCTTGCGAATTTTTTAGCAGAACAATCGACCCATCCACCGCTTTTCTTTTGCTTGTTACATCGCTGGTTAGGAATCATAGAAACACTAAACCTATTCAATGATTCTTTAGCAACTCAATTGCGAGTTTTACCTACTTTGTTGGGAATAATTGCCATTTTTTTATTATATTATCTCAATCAAAAGGCGTTTTCTCAACAAGCAGGTTTAGCGGGTGCAGGAATCATGGCAATTTCTCCCTTTGCTGTCTATTTATCCCAAGAAGCCCGACAATATAGCTTACTCTTCGTTTTAATCGCGATCGCGCTGTTTGCCTTAGTCCAAATTATAAAATCGGATCGAAATGCTTTTCTTTCTTGGTTAATTTGGGGAATTGCCAACAGTTTAGGAATTTATACCCACTATTTTTTCTTACTTTCCTTGGTTGCTCAAATGATCATTCTCTTTATTTTCTTAGTTCGGGAATCACCGCGACGTTTATTCTTGCTTTTTGGGATGACGGGAGGCGTAATTTTAAGTTATTTACCATGGCTTCCTACTCTCATCACCCATATTTATAGCCCCAAGACAGATTGGTTACCAAGTTTTGATTGGTTTGCCCCCATTTATCAATTAATTCTCGGTTTGATTATCATGGTAGTGACGTTTCCTATCGAAAATCAACCCACTACAATTCAAATCATTTCTGCTTTAGTGATGCTAGGTTTGAGTGGTTGGTTACTCTATCATTTCAGTCTGGGCTATCGGAAATTATTAAAAGATCGAGTCACTCAGAAAGTGACGTTGGCTTTATCTTTATATCTTGTTCTGGTCTTGTTGCAATTTTTAGTAATTATCTATGGATTAGAAAAAAACATCGCGATCGCGCCTCGCTATAATTACGTTTATTATCCCGCAATTGCCTCACTGTTAGGGGCAAGTTTAAGCGCCCGAAGCGAACAGATTCATCCTGCTCTCTCTCGAAAACTGTTTAGTATTGTGGGAATCATCGGAATAACAAGTTGTTTATTTGTCGTCTGGAATCTTTTCTTTCTTAAACCTTATTTTCCCGAAAAAAACGGCTCAACGATTTAA
- a CDS encoding HAD-IA family hydrolase — MNTPVIIFDFDGTIADTKEAVIAIINRLAPEFGFSPLSESEIARYENLTTREILKQSRVSWWKLPFLIQRVKQELKQEIPNIQPISGIEETLEALKSHQFQLGIITSNSEENAIQFLRQHGLLHYFNFVESSFHLLGKHKVIQRLLRQKKFSSQVAIYVGDETRDIEAARKSGVRMIAVSWGYNSATALHSCQPDLLIHNPSELSQVTTTDYWCQWNLKSVHFRD; from the coding sequence ATGAATACTCCAGTTATTATTTTTGATTTTGATGGAACAATTGCCGATACGAAAGAAGCTGTCATTGCGATTATAAATCGCTTAGCCCCTGAATTTGGTTTTTCTCCCTTGAGTGAATCCGAAATTGCTCGTTATGAAAATTTAACCACCCGAGAAATCTTAAAACAATCTCGGGTTTCTTGGTGGAAACTTCCCTTTTTAATTCAACGAGTCAAACAAGAATTGAAACAAGAAATTCCTAATATTCAGCCAATTTCAGGAATTGAAGAGACTTTAGAAGCCTTGAAATCCCATCAATTTCAATTAGGTATTATCACCTCGAACTCAGAAGAAAATGCGATTCAATTTTTAAGACAGCATGGGCTGTTACATTACTTTAATTTTGTTGAGAGTAGTTTTCACTTATTGGGAAAACATAAAGTTATTCAACGCTTACTCCGCCAAAAAAAGTTTTCTTCGCAAGTAGCCATTTACGTGGGCGATGAAACTCGGGATATTGAAGCAGCACGGAAAAGCGGGGTGAGAATGATTGCTGTCAGTTGGGGCTATAATTCTGCAACCGCCTTACACAGTTGTCAGCCAGATCTACTTATTCATAATCCCAGCGAACTCTCTCAAGTAACAACTACTGATTATTGGTGTCAATGGAATCTGAAATCAGTCCATTTTCGAGATTAG